TGATAGTCGCGCTGCTCGGGCCGGGGCATTAGCGCCGCCTGAAAGCCTAATACCGCCCGCCTGAAGTCAGCGGAGATGCGACCCGCACGCGCGCTGCTGGCCGGGATGGTCGACTACGCCGGACTCTTCCCGCCGGCGCAGCTCCCACTGGACGATGCGGTGCGCGAATACGCTGCGCACCTCGGCGACGCGGAAGCGTGGATGCTGGGGCGCTTCATCATCCCGGCGCAGCGGCTGGGCGAGCTGGAACCGCACCTCAGGGCGTTCCCGGAAACACTGCGAATCGCCGCGCTGGGGAAGGGCGGTCGTTCCGAAGACGAATATTTAAAGAATATTGACGCCGACCTCGCCGCCATCAAAAGCTTTCGCGCTGCGCACGGCGACGCGGTCGCGGTCGAGAGTTTCGAAGCGCGGCTGCCGCCGCTGCCGGTCGCCGCCGACTTCGTCGCGGCAGTCGCGGAGCGGCTGCGCGGGGCCGGGCTGGCGCAGTTCCACGAGTTCGCGGTCGGCGACCATCTCGAAGCGACGCTGGCAACGCTCGCCGCTGCCGGGGCAGGAGCGAAGCTGCGCTGCGGCGGCGTGAGCGCCGACGCATTCCCGGCGCCCAAGCAGGTTGCGCGCTTCATCGTCGCCGCGCGCGACGCCGGCGTCGCCGCCAAGTTCACCGCCGGGCTGCACCATCCGGTGCGGTACTTCGACGAAACCGTCGGGACCGAGATGCACGGCTTCCTGAATCTTTACGTCGGCGGGATGCTGGCGCACACGGCGGGGCTGGGCTGGCAGGAATTGGCGGGAATCATCGCCGACCAGTCGCCCGACGCGTTCGCGCTGACCGGCGTCGGCGTCGAGTGGCGCGGGCGGCTGGTGCGCGCCGAGGATGTAGCGCGGCTGCGCGAAAACGCGCTGCTGGGGCAGGGGAGTTGCTCTTTTGCCGAGCCGGTGGCTGACCTGCGCGACATAGGATGGCTCTGATGGCTGGCGACGCGAATGACCCGAAGCTGCGGTCGTGGGTCGCGGTCGCCGCCGACTCGCATTTTCCAATCCAGAACCTGCCGTTCGGCGTCTGCCGCCCAAAGGCGGGCGGCGAGCTGCGCGTCTGCTCCGCCATCGGCGACTCCGTCGTGGACCTGGCGGTGCTCGACGAGACTGGCGCGTTCGACGGTACGCCGGTCGCCGGCACCGAAGCGTTCCACGAGCCGACGCTCAACGCCTTCATGGCGCTCGGCCGCGAAGCGTGGTCGGCCACCCGCCAGGCGCTCAGCCGGCTGCTGCGCGACAACTGTGGCGAGCTGCGCGACGACGCGGAACTACGCGCAGCGGCGCTGCTGCTGGCCGACGCGGTCGAGATGGAACTGCCGGTCGATGTTGGTGACTACACCGATTTCTATTCGTCGCGCGAGCACGCGACCAACGTCGGGACCATGTTCCGCGGCGCCGAGAATGCGCTAATGCCGAACTGGCTGCACCTGCCCGTGGGTTACCACGGCCGCTCGTCGTCGATTATCGTCAGCGGCGCACCCGTAAGGCGACCGCAAGGGCAGACGCGCCCCGACGACGCGCAGCCGCCGGTTTTCGGCGCCAGCCGCATGGTCGACTTCGAGCTCGAAATGGGCTTCTTCATCGGCCCCGGCAACGCCCCGGGCGACCCGGTCCCCGTCGCGGAGGCCGAGTCACACATCTTCGGGATGGTGCTGGTCAACGACTGGTCGGCGCGCGACATCCAGAAGTGGGAATACCAGCCGCTCGGGCCGTTCCTCGCGAAGAATTTCGCCACCACAATCTCGCCCTGGGTCGTGACGCTCGACGCGCTCGAGCCGTTCCGCTGCGCCGGCCCGGAGCAGGAGCCGCCGCCGCTCGAGAACCTGCGCGGCGGCGGTGACGGCGCGTTCGACATCGCGCTCGAAGTCTGGCTGGCGCCTGACGGTGGCGGCGCGACACGGCTCTGCCAGAGCAATTGCCGCTACCTCTACTGGTCGATGGCACAGCAGCTGGCGCACCACGCCTCGGGCGGCTGCAACCTGCGCACCGGCGACCTGCTCGCCTCCGGCACCATTTCGGGGCCGACCGACGACAGCCGCGGCTCGATGCTCGAGCTGGCGTGGCGCGGCGAGCAGCCGCTGACCCTAGACTCGGGCGAACAGCGCGGCTCGATTCAGGACGGCGACACCGTCACGCTGACTGGCTGGTGCCAGGGCGACGGATTCCGCGTCGGCTTCGGCGAATGCAGCGGAAAGCTGCTGCCGGCGCACTGAGTCCTCGCGCGCACGCCGGGCGCAGGGCGCGTTCGAGATAGCGCTTATATAAACCAGCGAGTGGCGCCCCCTCCGTCCTCCGTTCCGAAGGGCATCCAGGGACTCAACATGGCTCGAAGCACGCGCAGGCGCCGTGATGGCATACGCAGTCGCCCGCTACAGCGACCCAGCGCAGCTGCCGCCATTGCTCCGGCTGCCCCGCAAAAGCGACAGGCCGAGTCGACACCAGTCCACTGGCCCAGCCTGCTGGCGGTGCTCGGAATTTTCCTGCTGGCGCTGACGATTCGCTCGGCCTGGACGCTGGATGCCGCGACCGAGGATGGGTTCAAGCTCACCGGCGGGAGCGACCCCTACTACCACAAGCGGGTCGTTGACTACGTCATGGAAAATGGCGAACACCTCGTCCGCGACGAGATGCTCAACTACCCCTACGGCGCCAACAACAACCGGCCGCCGCTCTTCGACTGGTCAATTGCGATTACGGGGCTGGTGCTGGCGCCCTTCTTCGGCGACGCCGCCGAATCAACCTGGTGGGCGATGGAAGTGCTGCCAGCGGTCTACGGCGCGCTGATTGTCTTCCCCGTCTACGCCATCGGCCGCGCGCAGTTCGGCCGCGAAGCGGGATTGCTCGGGGCGCTCTTCATCGCAGTCAATTCCGGCCATATTTCCCACTCGACCATCTCGCTGGCGGACCACGATTCGTACGTGATTTTCTTCGGGACTTGTGCCTTCTTCTTCTTCATGCGCGCCCTCACCGAGGGAAGCGACGCGCGCTGGGTCGCCGACTGGCGCTCCGCCGAGAGCATCAAGCGCGGCTTCACCGACTTCCTGCAGAGCGAGCGGCTGGCGCTCGGCTACGCGGGACTAGCGGGGATGACACTAGTGCTGGTCGCGCTGAGCTGGAAAGGGTTCCCCTACCTGATGGTGATTCTCGTAATCTACCTGATTTCCCAGATGGTAATCAACGCCTTCCGCAGGATTGACAGCCTGACGACCGCGATGCTCGGAATAGTCGCGCTTTCGCTGCCGATCCTGCTCGCGCTCCCCTACTACTGGAGCATGGGCTTCATCAGCCCCTGGTGGGACGCGCCCGCCTACATCCTGCTCGCCTTCATCGGCGCCTCGGTGCTGCTGGTGCCGACGCGCGACCTGCCGTGGCTGCTGGTGCTGGGCGGCACCGTAACGGTCGCCACACTGGGCTACCTGCTGCTCACCTACGTTTTCACCGACCTCGGCTTCCTGCTCTTCAGCGGACAGGGCTACTTCGTGCGGACCAAGCTGTTCGACACGATTGCCGAGGCGCAGCCGCCGACCTTCGCCAACTTCGTCTTCTCCTTCGGCCTCGTCTCGGTCTGGTTCGGCTTCTTCGGGCTTATCTGGATGGCTTGGCAGCTTTTCGCCAACCGGCTCTGGAAGAAGGACTACCTCCTCATCCTGATCTGGGCAGCGGTCGCGCTCTACATGGCGCAGTCTGCGATTCGATTCATCTTCAACGCCACACCCGTAATGGCGCTACTCTCGGGCTGGGTCACCTGGCTGCTGATTGAGCGCGCCGGTTTTGGCGACGTGCTGGAGGCGTGGCGCCACTACTGGGGGCGCCACGGACCGAGCATCCTGTTCCTCGCGCTCGGGTCGCTGCTAGTCGGCTTCCTGACTTTCTTCACGGTCGGCCCGCTGGTCGGCTTCCTCGTCGGAATCCTGCTGCTGGCACTGATGCTCTCCATCGGCCACATGGCGGCGGACGAGGACCAGTACAGCCTGCGCGACCGGCTGGGTGGATTACGTCGCGCCTTCGAAATCAAGCGGCCCGCCGTCGCGTTTGTCGTGGTGGGGATGCTGCTACTGCCCAACGCCTTCTACGGCTACGATGCCGCGGTCCCCTACGAAGACAAGAAGGACCACGACACCGGCGTCTACGATTTCTTGCGCTACTCGCTGCTGCGGCCGGAGGAATACCAGTATGACCAGCGCAACAACATCTCGCTCTACCCCGACGGCGTTAGCGGTATGTACAACCGCACGGGAGTATGTAATCTAGCCACGTATACTACTAAAACTGATTGTGAATCCAATAGTGGACGTTGGTCTGCCAGCCCGATCTGGTATATGGGCATCACCGGCCCCTCGTTCCCCGCCAGCTACTGGATAGACGGGCTGGAGTGGCTGGCGGAGCAGGATACCGAGTTGCCGCAGGAGGACCGCCCCGGCTTCATCTCGTGGTGGGATTACGGTTTCTGGGCCATCGACATTGGCGAGCACCCGACCGTGGCCGACAACTTCCAGTTCGGCTACCAAATGGCGGGCAACTTCATCACCGCGCAGTCGGAGGAGGATGCGCTGGCGCTGCTGCTCTACCGGCTGGTCGAGCCCGAAGTGGACCGCGAGAGCGACCGCTTCCCGCCCGCGATTCGCGAAATCATGCTCACCTACTACTCTGAAGATAACGTCACGGCGCTCGAGCAGATTATCGCCAACCCTGGCGAGCAGGTGCCGGAGGGCGAGGACATCAACAAGCGCAACGCGGCGATTCGCGCCGGGCGGCCCGTCCTGGCGTCCGCCTCCCTCACTGAGCTGGCGGACGTAATCTACGATGTCGAGCAGGCAACCGGCCACTCGATTCGCTACTTCGGCGCCGACACCCGCCTCATGCCCTACTCGGCCGA
This is a stretch of genomic DNA from Candidatus Poseidoniia archaeon. It encodes these proteins:
- the fahA gene encoding fumarylacetoacetase, whose amino-acid sequence is MALMAGDANDPKLRSWVAVAADSHFPIQNLPFGVCRPKAGGELRVCSAIGDSVVDLAVLDETGAFDGTPVAGTEAFHEPTLNAFMALGREAWSATRQALSRLLRDNCGELRDDAELRAAALLLADAVEMELPVDVGDYTDFYSSREHATNVGTMFRGAENALMPNWLHLPVGYHGRSSSIIVSGAPVRRPQGQTRPDDAQPPVFGASRMVDFELEMGFFIGPGNAPGDPVPVAEAESHIFGMVLVNDWSARDIQKWEYQPLGPFLAKNFATTISPWVVTLDALEPFRCAGPEQEPPPLENLRGGGDGAFDIALEVWLAPDGGGATRLCQSNCRYLYWSMAQQLAHHASGGCNLRTGDLLASGTISGPTDDSRGSMLELAWRGEQPLTLDSGEQRGSIQDGDTVTLTGWCQGDGFRVGFGECSGKLLPAH